One stretch of Halapricum desulfuricans DNA includes these proteins:
- a CDS encoding glycosyltransferase family 4 protein: MSSQEILIVGPEQSRTGGVSRYMAEQQRHLDAVTTTVYETGPARAATTRALLVGALLSVWRMVQFPLVRRPDVMHVHSSFRHSFYRNSFYVLFGRYVWDCPVVLHVHGSSFDTFLQPDSRVVSRFQSAVLNATTRVVVLSPYWQSVLAEVVPEDRIVVVPNAVPTEGYDPEYPEVPHVVFLSNLIERKGITEFAAAVEAASDDPEVPPFRVSIAGSGPLADRVERLAAEHDHVTYLGYVDEAEKRALLSSGTIYALPTRAEGLPIAILEAMAAGMAIVSTPVGSIPEVVGEDNGLLVRPGDADALTEALEKLLADPDRVDRMGRTNRAVAVSEYSWEAAADRLTELYATVDGSTTTHAAPVTAS, encoded by the coding sequence ATGTCGTCACAGGAAATCCTGATCGTGGGACCGGAACAGAGCCGGACCGGTGGTGTGTCCCGCTACATGGCCGAGCAACAGCGACATCTCGACGCCGTCACGACGACCGTCTACGAGACTGGACCCGCCCGCGCCGCCACGACACGGGCTCTTCTCGTCGGGGCTCTCCTGTCGGTCTGGCGGATGGTGCAGTTTCCGCTGGTGCGACGGCCCGACGTCATGCACGTCCACTCGTCGTTCCGTCACTCGTTTTATCGGAACTCGTTTTACGTCCTGTTCGGACGGTACGTCTGGGACTGTCCCGTCGTCCTCCACGTCCACGGGTCCTCGTTCGATACGTTCCTGCAACCGGACTCACGAGTCGTGTCGCGGTTTCAGTCGGCCGTGCTCAACGCGACCACGCGGGTCGTGGTCCTCTCGCCGTACTGGCAGTCGGTGCTCGCCGAGGTCGTCCCTGAAGACCGGATCGTCGTCGTCCCGAACGCCGTTCCGACCGAGGGATACGACCCCGAATACCCGGAAGTGCCCCACGTCGTCTTCCTCTCGAACCTCATCGAGCGCAAGGGGATCACCGAGTTCGCGGCCGCCGTCGAGGCTGCGAGCGACGACCCCGAGGTGCCGCCTTTCCGGGTCTCCATCGCGGGGAGCGGCCCGCTCGCCGACCGCGTGGAGCGGCTTGCCGCCGAGCACGATCACGTGACCTATCTCGGTTACGTCGACGAGGCCGAGAAACGGGCGTTGCTCTCCTCGGGGACGATCTACGCGTTGCCGACCCGAGCCGAGGGCCTCCCGATCGCGATCCTGGAGGCCATGGCGGCGGGAATGGCAATCGTCTCGACGCCGGTCGGCTCGATCCCGGAGGTCGTCGGCGAGGACAACGGTCTCTTGGTCCGGCCCGGCGACGCCGACGCGCTCACTGAGGCCCTCGAGAAGCTGCTGGCCGATCCGGATCGCGTCGATCGCATGGGCCGGACCAACCGGGCGGTCGCCGTCTCGGAGTACTCCTGGGAGGCCGCCGCTGACCGACTCACAGAGCTGTACGCGACGGTGGACGGCTCCACGACGACGCACGCCGCGCCGGTCACGGCGTCGTGA